Genomic DNA from Maylandia zebra isolate NMK-2024a linkage group LG17, Mzebra_GT3a, whole genome shotgun sequence:
CACTGATCCCGGGACACTGGtgagaaatttttaaaaaagaaaaagcttgtCCAGACAGGAAGTGATGAGTGGAACCAGGACAAGCGAGCAGCCTGTGAGCTGGAGCATGAAGAGCAGTGGCTGAACCAGCTGTGGATTGCATGGAATTCATAAATGAATCCACTGAAACTGCTCCCTGTGTTTTGTTGAGCTTCACTTCACCCCAGCAGATTCTGCAAGGTATTATCAGCTGGCATCTTTAAGCATGGCTGCACATTTTCCACAAAGCCATCACTAAAAATAGGTTGTTATCCAGGAAGAGGAAGTGGTGAGGAATCAAATCGTAATCAATATCACAGAAAGAAAACTAGCAAGATTTCAAAGGCATCAGCCTTCAAATCAGATAATTAGGGGTGACCCTGATGTCTCATCACTGCATGTGATGTGTTATCGTGTAAAACACTGCCTTCTCTCTTGCGCTGCATAGGCAGAGTTATCCAGACAGTGaatgatttgatttgaagttgGTGTGCAGTATGGTAATGCACAGCCTCTAAAAGCTCTGTTTTTCTAGGTATCCTTGAATGTAGCATTGCAGTGCTAAGCAGTCAGCTGATTGGCACACCTGGTCTGGAGAGGCAGATTAAAGCCACTCGGCCTGTTAGCTCCCTCGCTCTCtgtctgacttcctgttggtgtCAACTCTTTgatttttagttagttttcatAAAGTTCACAAACTCACATCATCTCCATCACTGACGAGCACCCACcatatttacaacaactttaTCTTCATAATGGTGAGAATAATTATGCATGGCTGCATCCATGAGAAAGAGGGGCCTGTCTGCCCTCATTCACAACTGTATGGTTATTTCGGAGCAGCTGGCTGCATGAAGCAGGAACACCGGAAGGGTTTGAGTTTGTAAAGGGTTTGAAATAAGTCTCATTTGATATCTGCACCATGAGAGCTCTGCTACGAGTTCAGTCTGATCAGAAAGCTTTATTTTCATTCCTGCAGCTGAGGAGTTTGTAACAGGTCTGAGTCTGAACTCACTGCAGTCCTGTCCCAACTCTGACCTGACTCTGACCCATTTCTCAGTGAAATCTAACTCAGACTTCACCCAGCATTAACTCTGAACCTTTCTAATGCAACATATGTGGCACTAATATAATCCTAACCTGTCCTAGatgacacacgcacgcacacagagcccAATCTCCTGCTCATATTAAAGTTTATAGTGTGAGGAAAGCATACAGTGAAGCACAactgattaaaaatgcccaaacaAAACCTGAGCCTTTTTATTACTTAGCATGTACTAGCATGTCTGTTCACAACAGTTAGGATGATCATATGTGTCTTATATATTCTCATCAGCCTTTAAATAGTACGTTATCCAACCAGAAGGGGTGATGTACCCTTTTTAAAGCTGTCCCACCCCTGTCTGAAGACCTGTGGCACATGTTCTCTGTCTGAATTCCAGCTCACTTCACTTTTTACTGCTCAGTACTTCCCCTGGTAGACATCACAGAACCACATGGATGACAGATTTCAACTAAAAGTAGAAACAAATTACACAAGATCAATTTTCATTAATCGTCATCAAGCCTGTGTTCTCGTGGTACTTCAGGTTATATGTTTACTATATCAAAAGGTCAGCTGGTGCTTTTAGCAGAGCTGAAAGTGAGTTTGAGGCCCTTTTGAGGGAGGTTCCTTAAAGTGTTTCATGCTCAAAGTATCACAAACAAACTCTGAGGAAAtatcagaaaaatcaaagacaTCAGAGTCTCAGGAGCTTCAGAGATCCCCAGGTCTCACGACTGCAGCCATCTAGGCTGAAGCCAGCGGGCAGTTATTTATGCATTTTGctacggccctagcagggcctcctcctgaaggtgcctgtgtgggcatgtcccactacctcttctgcctgaggtgccacctttcccttTTGTGCAGCTGACTCTCGTCAGTAATTAAAGACATTTAAGcccagggaaaggtgagctctgggccagagtgccatgCGAGTGGTTACAGCTCGCATTACGACCgaactcactcactcactcactcactcactcactcactcactcactcactgtctgtctgtctgtctgtagttagtgagctgtgtgtctgGGACTTGTATCTAGTGAGCTGCTCTCTTTTTGACTTATTTTGTACTTTATTGACCAGCacttgagttttgtttgttcctttaaatggtgatagcggcttgtccgtctcttttagttagttttaatagaAACTTTAACCATTTTGCCTCTGTCTCCTTTTCCTGACCCGGAcactttttgttacttccccccCCACCTCATCGCCTGGACCCTTTTAGGGGAATGTAACAATTTTGAAGCCACTGTGCAAATGAACAACTGAGTGTAGTGATCACTGGGCTATAGAACTTGAATAGACAGATCAATAAGATAAAAAGCAACCTGCTACACTTGTACTGAGCGGAATATGGTGGACATTAGCAGAACAGAGTGAGTGAGTTTGTGTCGTCTTTATTTGGTGGGTGAAGTTTTCAGGAGCCTCTTGTGTCAAATGTAAACGGACTACAGGGGGCGCTGCAGGCAGCTGAGGTTGATGTCTGAATGACAGCAGGAATACAAACAGCGTTGAATCCGATCGGTGTGGGGTTATGTGGATGTTGTGTTGTGTCACCGTGGCACCCAGAGCTCAGCAGCTGCCGAGCTCTGGATAGTTTAAGGCCTCGTGTCGGTAATCCATCAAGCGTGCGTGACGTAAGGCCTTTAAATAACACCGACCTTCCACCTGAATGAACGTGTCAAATATCACTGGGCGACAGACACCTTTTTGTAAACAGTCTCCGGAGATCGAGGACTCTttactgcttctatttttttctgtttcaccgATTTGATTGATTTACAGCTGTTGCGTAAAACAGCATCAATCACTCTACTCTTTTATCAGCCAAACAAGCTCtttcacatgttttttttttatttaactattTCTTGGTGGAAAAATACATGTTCAAGCCTTCCGGTCATTCACATTTTTCAGGCAGCAGCCCTCAGGTTATTCTGAACGCAGCATTCATGCCCAAAAAGCAGTTTAGACCACAACATGgtatattatttctttttttccagcagCAGGAGTCATAGTTTTTCAGCAGATTCAGTTCCGTGTTTTTTAACCAAAGCAGTGGTAAAGCTACAgctttactattattattattgttgctgttgttgctttttttccttACATGGTTGCGGACGGCTGTGCTCTGTGTGCTGTGATTTCATTAGTTACACTTTTAACTCATCATGTTCACACTGACTTAGGTCTCAAATAATAAATTCGATAATCGTGAAAAATATcttagttcatgttcactgtatTTTTACCTGACAGTGAGCTTGATGCAAACTGACATATTTCAATAGGAATACATTTATATTGTAAGCTAAAAAGCCAACAACATTACAGAGAAACAAGCAGATGATCTCCTATGAACaagcttggtgacagtgggaaggaaaaactccctttaacaagaagaaacttctagcagaaccaggctcacggAGGGGTGGCCATCTTTATTGTAGGTGCTACCTTACAATACAAtataactgttgttgttgttgttatgatttggtgttggataaataaaactgaattgaattgaaatagaAATCTGCCGAAACTGTCTGGGGTGAGGGGAAGCAGACAGGACAACATGAACACTTCATCTAAATCTAACCTTTGATGATagaaacaatgtttttaaaatcaatgataaaaaaaactataacaAGTGACTTTAATTTGAAttcttttggctttttttttttgctctttttctgaGAAAACGTCTTTAGCAGTGCTCTGTACATGAACTGGATTCAAGGCCCGAAACATCTGCTGTATACCTCTTCCAATCATGCTAATCTCCGttactgggtttttttgtttttctggtttGGCTGTCAGCACGAATCTCCTCTGTCTCGTCCTCTCACTCCTGCTGTCCTCCCTCCATCTTTAcctcagtgttgctgcttttgcctgtttgtctgtcgTGAAGTGGAAAAAGGAGTGGgctgggtggtggtggtggtgttgtaGCTCGCTGTAGGCCACTCGAGGCTTCGGGACAGATTCCCTCAGCGCTGACAAAGACGCTAACAATAGCTGTCAGAGTGTAACTCTGCCCCGTCCGTGTCATCCAAGGGGAAACCTGTTTACCTCCGCCTGCACCGGCTGCATGCATATGTTCAGAGAGGACATgtagagggaggaggaggaggaaggggtgAGGTCACAAGAAGGGAATCTAACCAAAAACGCTCCCCAGGGAGAAGCAGTTAGTTAGCGCGATGCTTGTTATAGCTGTCATTTCTCCGGCTCTCCGTGTGACACGCTGCGTTACGTAACAGTGAACCGGTCACACAACACGCTGCAAACAGGTCGGCTTTAAATAAGAAAGGCCTGTTGTGAGCTGCTTTTATTTACAGGACACATCCCTGAATCACAGCATCCCCGTACTCTGTCTGTGAGCTCGTTAGGTCTTAGAAACTGTAGGCAGCGCTCGAGTATGTCCAGTCTGCaaataaaactgagaaaacaTTTCATAAGGACTCAGTCGACTTATAGGTTCTGAAAACAACTGATCGGACCAgctgtttgtctctgtgagACTACATTTCAGCATCCTGACTTACATGGAAATGATCTGAACAGCCATGGAAAAAAGTCCAGGACTGATGATCCAGAGGGCAGCTAATAAAACTAACCTCTCATCAGTAATCTGAGAGGACACTGGCAAGTTACAATGATGAAATACAAGGAAAATCTGCATTAAGCAGGACCTCCTTAAATGTAATAAAGTGCTGATATAAACTGGTTTTAATGTTTCCTGCCGTCACAGGTCTCTCATCGATGCCTTTGTGTATATTAAATTACAGATTTATTAAATGTGAATGAGGTCTGATTAAAGTGAGTCTGTTTTGGATGCACTGAAGGTCCAGCGGTGTCCAAACAACTGCAGGGAGCAGCAGTTGCTGCCACCTGCAGGCCGACAGAGGTGCTGCGTGATGTTGGCTTTGCAGCCTGTTTATGACCTCAAACCATGAAGTGAAGTCCAGGATTGATCAAAACAGACACAGATGGACAGCAGCAGGATAAATTGCATCTCTCCTCATTTTGTAGTTTGAAACTTTTCTGCTGTAAAAACGTTGGCATTCTTATTTTCTCCTGGATATTTGGGATTAGTTGGATCTGACGAGTATGAAAACTCATCTTTATCCTTAAACAGGAAGTTGTTAcatactttcttttttaattatgttCTCATATGAAGATGTAAAACACACAGCTGAGCTGAATGAAGGTGCAGGAAAGCCTCAATGTGAAGCTCCAGAGTCTCAGGAGGTTTAGATAAGAGTGGCCTGATGATTTAGGACTTTATATAGAAAAACTCAGTgatggatttaacagggagccaatgaagagaagccagtataggagaaatatgctctctctttcctgTTAAAATCTGTTTGGGAGTTGCAAAAAGGCAGAAGAGTCTATGAAGTGTTAGTTAGTAATAAAGAGTTGGACATGAACTGAATCTAAACACCAACCTTGATGGTTCACGCATCCCCTGTTTGAAGTTCAAAGGTTAAAGCAAACTGAACTTAAGATCAGCCTCTTCATGGGTGTAGTGCATTTTCTGGTTGCTGTCATAAAGTCTCTAAAAAGaccttaaaacatattttattccaAGCAAAACATCAGGACCAAGGAGCTCATTGGGCTCAAGATCCATCACAGGTTTCTGTGAAGCACATTTTCATTTAAGGTTTTCTTGTCATTGATTGGTTGTTTTGCACAAACAAAcgagaattaaaataaatagtaAGACTGATTTGACCTTGACATTGACCTTGATTATAGTTTATCCGATCCTCGTGTGTATGTTTGATTAAATTCTGACCAGAGGAGTGATCCCTGGGAGCCCATCACTCCTTCAACTGGACGAGCTAAAAATCTGCTGACTTGGAATACACTGGAGTTTGTTTTTACACTACATGCTCTGCTCAGATATCTGTGACATTCATTACATCATCACCCAACAAAACGCCCATTCTGTGCATTTCATCCACCATAACTAACTAATTATGACAAAACCATCAGCCCATgtcactgtaaaacatgataagCTGGCTCTACTTGAATTTGAATTATGCTAATTATTTTCCTAAAAATAGTAATGTTAACTTGATGGTGAGTAACACCAGCTTTACAGTGTACAGCTCCGAAGAAGGATGAACCTAAGAGTAGATCAGTGTTGAAAAAGGTCAAATTTTAAGTTAAAAGCACTTCATAAAACCTAAACCTAACCTAAATTGTAGATTCTTCTCAGAAATTAAACTCAACATTTACATTATGCATTTAACTGCAGAGATGCAACTGTTTGTGCCCCATTACTCACACTGTCCCAGGAACCCTGCTGTTATCCAGTTGGAACAACAGTCTcagttagggatgggtatcgtttaggttttatccgataccggtgccaaatcggtacttttgaaacggtgccggtgctcaaacggtgctcaaaccggtgcttaaagaatggagagcacaaaattggtccaaaaacctctcatgttcagctggttttttgtaaaaagataacaatgttagccttttctgcagctatagggcatatatggtatcactcttggctggaagcagtgcttaatcaatggaaaaaacacaaactttatccaaaacctctcatgtttaactgttttccactttttctttggtcattttagcctttttggccagggtgaaaggagtatctgccatcaaacaagaagacagccgcatgtagctatgatgatgtttgctagttcaccttacatgcattattgtaataacgtggttagcctactcaacgtaaattacacacgaacattaagctactcacgcagagaagagcggctgctgctgcatcatcatccgtcatcatttctgctacactggcagggctaggggccaggactctcctcttcggggtttttgggggatgatgctaactccgggtcagataacaggcaacccacccgcagtagatgtgctcggtgtgaggtctcacagcaagctatcaaatacgcacatttctgggcttttaaaaaaaaacgctatgcgtcgccaggtgtttcatcggatttgaggtgttacctcctttgacagtatcacagtatcagcttaaagcacttgttgcaggctgctgagtttgcatattttgctgtgaagtacaaccAGACTTTGACcacttcgccttggacatttttaatctgtagctctgctctaaaagaacgtacgtacctggccccgcctactatcctcggaaacgtaaaattattggctagaatctaaagtgtatcacagctcaggaaaaaaaaaagcaccgaaataaagcaccgaaatgtgcgctgcttttcggtctggttactaccgtttatgtcagaaccggtgccatcatggcaccggacaccggtacccatccctagtctcaGTCATGGTGGCCTGGTAACTACTGAGAcagcacatgcatgcacacacacatacacagcaaTCAAGAtccaaacacagaataactgaaATAAGGATGACAACATTGAACACTTaaagaaaaactcttttttGTAAAACTAAGCTTACCTGTACTGCCTGTATTTACATGATGTACACATTAAATAATTCTCAGTGTATTTAGGGATAATGGTGGTGCTGTTTGTCACTGATCTGTGATGCAGTGTTCTGttttaacacacaaaaaataagtaaactaaaatcttctttgtttttgtggtgattctacatgtgtttttttttttttacttattctGAGCAGGTTTTAAGTATCGTATGattgttttgtagttttttccCTTGGTCCTCAGTTTTTACCTTACATCTCCTTGAAatcattttgtgtttctttgtcatCAAACTCGAGTCATTTCTTTATCTCCTTGCGGCTGTTGTTGTCACTCTGgagttttttgtgtgtctttattggtgttttgcattttcatgCTCGTTTTGTCTCTGACTGCAGTCATTTTGAAGTCAGATTAAATGATTTTCTGGCTGTTTGGAATCTGTTTGTCATGATTTTTAAATCAAAGATCAGTTTCCTTCTTGAGCTCTGACTCAAAGCCACGAGGAGGTAACAAGACTGCAGGCAGTCAGTGTAATGTGTAAACTGAACCTAAAGAGCAGCCTGACCAACAGCCGAAGCACACTGTGTTTTATCTCTGTATACTTCACGGTGCCGTTGCCTGTGAATGATAGTTTTTCTTTACTTCAGACTTTTTGCAGTCTTTGTGCAGATTTCCTTCTGTTTGTCTTTACAGAATAATTGCTGGGAAAACTGTATTAATTATGAGTAGCTGGCATCTCTCCCTGTTTTAGCAGCAAATTTTACTTGCAGTGTCAGttctgcttaaagaaataaaccCATACAGAGTCATCATCACCTCTGCAGCTCCGAGGAGATTCTGTGgccttataaagcagcaaacacaaGACCCAGTCAGAGAGGAGCAGCTGCACAGGGAGCATTTACAGCCACATATGGTGGTTCTGTTTGGTTTGCTCTCCTGCCACTGGGTGGCCAAAATAAGACAATGCACCCTGTTTCTGATTCCAAGGAATACCTCAAAGCAGCCTAGCCAATACcagacaggtgtgtgtgtgtgtgtgtgtgtgtgtgtgtgtgagagagagagagagagagaacttcTTCTCACCTTTGTTTGGAGTCTGATCGTCCATCCGTCCATGAATCCATCCTTCACTCAGATAATAATCCATTAGACGTTCACAGTGAAAACATCTCCtgggatatttttttttcttttctgttttattccatcaggtcatttaaaaactcctttttttgtttccaggTCCATTTTATGGTCCATCCTGGAGTCCAGGTGAGTACAGGTGAGCTGTTTTTACATCCAGAGAGTCCTTgatctccgactgggaccccaCAGGCTCCAACACGGACTTTAATAATTACCTGTGACACATGTCTGCTCAGTAAGCATATTGGCTATCAGCCTAATACCGTTATCACAGGGTATGGAAGAAAAAAGGTgccaaaataatttaaattgcATATGTGAAGCTGGCGTTACAATCTTGCTGCATCTaaatactttattttgaaaagcttcTCAGTGTATGTGGTTTAAATTCCCCTTTAATTTTAGTTTCCTTACTGGAAACACAAGTTTTgataattttttaataaattttaaGAAATAGCCATGAAATTGTGACtctttgtgcttcagttttttCTGGGGTCACATTATTTCCATTAAAGtgctaaaatgtaataaaaatgtattaatcgCTGTTTTACATTCATGCAagttaattttttgttttcatttggctTTAATTTTATGTGTTGAAATTAAGCAACTTAATATATATGTTAATATATATTAAGTTGcttatgtttatatatatgtatgtatatgttttttaatcaacaagtCTTCGATATTAATTTGAAAGTGCTTAAAAATTTTtccttttgaaaatattttttaatttatatttagagTGGGGAACAGAAATCACATAAAATCAGAGAGTTTGCCAGATATTTCAACCTTATCATCTGAACAATGAGTTGTGATGTGAAATTTGACATTAATTTTGTCCTTTTCGCGCTGCCATATGCAGCCAATATGTAATAACAGTTGATCAAGTGACAAAAGTGAGTAAAACTTCAACTCGAATATTTgacttttaaatttttgtttgttttctgactTTGAGTTTTATATTTATGAGAATTTCACTCGATTAaattttagttttctttctgtgtggatttcatttgtcatgttttaaaataattctgATGGTTTCACAGTTTAAGCTTTTTATGTTACAAGCAACttatgaaaaactgaaatgtaaaattAGATTTGAAACTAAAAGAATTTTGGCCGCACGGTGCTTCCACACAATAATCGCACTCTGTATTTTCATGTTTGCTTCAAATGtaaagtgttttttcttctgctgtccaaagcacaaaaatattGTTAGCAGATATACTGTCACTGTTTCTTAAATAgttttatgtatattatatatatttatcagTATTGGTTGAGCtctaaaacatcaaaaatattgCTAATATTATTCTAATAAGCTGCTAAAGGCGAGGATTTGAGGCTCTTCTCAGattcttagattttttttaaactaaaatacagAGTTTAACGTCTTCATGTGAAGCTGGGGGAGTTTGTGAGCATTTTAAAGCCTAACATAACGgaatcactgtgtgtgtgtgtgtgtgtgtgtgtgtgtgtgtgtgtgtgtgtgtgtgtgtgtgtgtgtgtgtgtgtgtgtgtgtgtgtgtgtgtgttgatggcAGGTGAACCATGACTTTGTGTGGGGTGCAGGTAATGTTCAGCGGTGGATTCAGACAACATGGAGGCTTTTCCACAACATGGTGGTTTTGTGGCCTATGCGGTCTCAGCCCGCGTGTTTTCATTCCTGTGGCAGACAATACAGAAAAGTCTGGAAGGTTGCTATAGAAACTGCATCCACAGAGAGACACGCAGGGCCTCAGCTCGTCCACACAGCGGTGCTGTTGGATTGGAGAAACTGAGGTTGATTTCATAACGCTCACACAGTCTGCGTGGCAATAACAAGGAGCACGTGCTCGGAGTTTTCCCCACAGAAGCCtgattgtttgtttctgtttgttgttgtttgtttgttttagtaaTAACGAACATTCTGATCAAACATGGTGTCAGGGACAGACTTTACATTTAGATTAACGGCTTTTTCCAACAAGCATCATCTGATCCACCCCGAGCTttaacaggtgtgtgtgtgtgtgtgtgtgtgtgtgtgtgtgtgtgtgtgtgtgtgtgtgtgtgtgtgtgtgtgtgtgtgtgtgtgtgtgtgtgtgtgtgtgtgtcaccagCTCCACTACATAAACGTTAATAATCAAATGTCTGGATAAAGTGCTGCCACTGGCTCTTTCATCACTTCTAAGCTTATGTTTGTCCGCTCGTGGCGCGCGTGATGGAAGACGGTTTCGGGGGTAAACGTGGGTCCTCTCCGTGagtcttggatggcagaaaaaaGGAGCTCTCCGGTGTGCAGTCACAGCAGAGCGCGTGATGCTGCGGCTCAGACGTCGGTGAGTTTGCCGCTGTGGGCTTTGTGCGGGCTGCAGTTGGTGTATTTAATGGAGTCCGCGTCCTCGCTGCCCAGAAACTCGGACTTGGACAGGCTCGACCTGCTGTCGCTCTTCCTGAATTCTCCGAAAGCCGGCTGTTGCTGTCCGCAGGTCACGTGCGTGTACTGGAACTGCTCCTCATGCTCCGTCTCCCGGTGGTAGAAGTAGTTGAAGTTGGACACGATGACGGGGACCGGCAGCGCGATGGTCAGCACGCCGGCGATAGCGCACAAAGAGCCCACGATCTTCCCCCCAATGGTGACCGGGCACATGTCCCCGTAGCCCACTGTCGTCATGGAGACCACAGCCCACCAGAACGCGTCCGGGATGCTGCTGAAGCCCGAGTGCGGGTCGTCGGTCTCCGCGAAGTACACAGCGCTGGAGAAGAGGATGACTCcgatgaagaggaagaagataaGCAGTCCGAGCTCGCGCATGCTGGCCTGCAGCGTCTTCCCGAGAATCTGCAGTCCTTTGGAGTGTCTGGACAGTTTGAAGATGCGGAAAACCCGTACCAGGCGGATGACCCTGAGGATGGCCAGAGACATGGCCTGCTGGCCGTTCCCTTGGTGCTCCGCGAGCTCCAGTCCCAGCGTGATGAAGTAGGGCATGATGGCCACGATGTCGATGGTGTTCATGATGTTCTTGAAGAAGGCGGCCTTGCTGGGGCACGCGAGGAATCTAACCAGCAGCTCAAATGAAAACCAGATGATGCAAAGCGTCTCTACGATGAAGAACGGGTCCGTGAAAGGGTTCGGTTTCTTTGCGCGCACTGTTCCGTTCGCTGCCAGGTGCTCGTCAAACGTCCTGGCCTCCTCGCGGAACTCCGGTAACGTCTCCATGCAGAAGATCACGATGGAGATGAGAATGACCAGGACCGAGACGATGGCGATGCCCCTGGCGGGTCCGGAGCTCTCTGGGTACTCGAACAGGAGCCAGACCTGCCGCTGAAACTCGTTCTCGGGCAGCGGGCGCTCCTCCTCCTTAATGAAGCCCTCGTCATCCTTAAAATTCTCGATCACCTCCTCTCCAAGCTCGTAGAACTTGATCTCCTCCATGAAGATGTCCACCGGCACGTTGACGGGTCTCCGGAGCCGGCCCCCGGACTGGTAGTAGTAGAGGATGGCGTCGAAGCTGGGCCGGTTCCGGTCGAAGAAGTACTCGTTCCTCAGCGGGTCGAAGAAGCGCATCCTCTTCCGCGGGTCTCCCAGCAGCGTGGCGGGAAACTGCGCGAGCGTCTTCAGCTGCGTCTCGAAGCGCAGCCCGGAGATGTTGATGACCACGCGTTCGCAGCAGTCCTGGCTGTCCGCGCGCTCCGGCTCGCACGCGTCCTGTGCCGACAGCGCGGCCAGCGCTACGGTCTCGTCCAGGTTCTCCGCGGGCACCACCGTCATGATCCCCGCGCGCTCCTCGGGGCTTTCTGATCCTCCGCCGAGCCGCCGCGTGTCCTTCTGCGCCCCCCGCGCTCACCTGTCCGTCCGCGCGGCGCTGTGCTCTGGATTCAGCCGTCACACTCGCAGCATTTTAAGCAGACTTTGCCCTCCCCGAgctgacgtgtgtgtgtgcacgctcaGTCACGGAGGGGGAAACAAACACGCGCACATGCTGAACGCGAGAGGGGCACAGAGCTCCGGGAACACCGCAGAAATGCGGGATTCTGAGAGAGTTTGCGTGCGTAACGAACCTGTTGTGTCCTGCGCGGGCTCAAGGTTATCACAGGGGCTGCCGTGTATTCCTTGACGTGATGTCACGTTTGAAACAGCA
This window encodes:
- the LOC105941226 gene encoding shaker-related potassium channel tsha2, which produces MTVVPAENLDETVALAALSAQDACEPERADSQDCCERVVINISGLRFETQLKTLAQFPATLLGDPRKRMRFFDPLRNEYFFDRNRPSFDAILYYYQSGGRLRRPVNVPVDIFMEEIKFYELGEEVIENFKDDEGFIKEEERPLPENEFQRQVWLLFEYPESSGPARGIAIVSVLVILISIVIFCMETLPEFREEARTFDEHLAANGTVRAKKPNPFTDPFFIVETLCIIWFSFELLVRFLACPSKAAFFKNIMNTIDIVAIMPYFITLGLELAEHQGNGQQAMSLAILRVIRLVRVFRIFKLSRHSKGLQILGKTLQASMRELGLLIFFLFIGVILFSSAVYFAETDDPHSGFSSIPDAFWWAVVSMTTVGYGDMCPVTIGGKIVGSLCAIAGVLTIALPVPVIVSNFNYFYHRETEHEEQFQYTHVTCGQQQPAFGEFRKSDSRSSLSKSEFLGSEDADSIKYTNCSPHKAHSGKLTDV